CGCAAGGAGATCGTACTTCTTGTTCTCGAGTTTGTCCATGTGATCCAGGAGAATCTTTTCAACTATGGTTCCTTCCAGGTTCTGGAAACGGGCCTGGATCAGAAGGCATTCCCGGGTATCCCGGGCCGCTACACCGACCGGATCGAACATCTGAATCTTCTCAAGGGTCTCGAGAACCCTCTCGACGGGATGTCCTGTCATCCCTGAGAGTTCCTCCACGGAGACCTTAAGGTACCCGTCGGGGTCCAGGTTTCCGATAATATGGGTCCCGATCTCCCTCTGGGCCTCGTCGAAATCACCCATATTGAGCTGCCAGGTGAGATGGGAATAAAGGTTGGTCTTTTCGGAAGTGATGTTTTCAAAAGGCGGGACTTCCCTCTCTTCGTAAGGGGTTTCGGCCCAATGGGTATTGTACTCGGACAGATAGCTTTCCCAGTCCACATCCTCGCCGCCGCTGTCGCGGATCGAATCTTCAGGAGTCGGGGTTTCAGTGGGGGCCTCTTCCTCGAAAACCTTTTCGGTCTCCGACTCCTCCACGGGCTGCTCTTCAAGAAGGGGATTCGTCTCCATCTCGGTGTAAATCGTCTGGAGGAGTTCCAGCCTGGAGAGCTGAAGCAACTTGATGGCCTGCTGGAGCTGCGGCGTCATGATGAGCTGCTGGGTCAGGCTCAAGGATTGTTTGAGTTGTAAGGCCATGACGGAAAAACCGTTTAAATACAAGGGTTATAAAGAATCTACCATCTGAAATCCCGCCCTAGATAGACATTTCGGGCCACTTCGCTGTTCACGATTCTTTCAGGGGGACCGTATTCGATGATCTTCCCCTGGTTGATGATGTAAGCGCAATCACATACTTCGAGTGTTTCCCGCACGTTATGATCAGAAATAATAATGCCGATACCCCGGGCTTTCAACTGCCGGATGACATCCTTGATATCGCTCAAGGCGAGGGGATCGATCCCGGCAAAGGGTTCGTCCAGGAGCATGAAACGTGGGTCAGTCACGAGGGCCCTGGTGATCTCCAGCCGCCTCCTCTCTCCACCGGAAAGGGAAGAGGCCTTCTGTTTGGCCAGATGGCCGATCTTGAGTTCCGCGAGCAACCCCTCGACCCGCCCGCGAACCTCTTGTTCGAGCCTCCCCCTCCCTTCCATCACTGCCAGCAGGTTCTCCTCCACCGTCAGCTTCCTGAAAACAGAAGGTTCCTGGGACAAGTAAGTGATCCCCTTTCTGGCCCTCTGGTACATGGGATCACGGGTGATATCCATCCCGTCCAGCAGGACAACCCCGCTATCGGCCCTTGCCAGGCCTATGATCATGTAAAAGGTCGTGGTCTTGCCCGCCCCGTTAGGGCCCAGCAAACCCACAATCTCCCCCCGACGGACCGTGATGTCGATTCCATCAACTACCCGCTTGCCGTGGTAAATTTTCACCAGGCCCTCGGCCCTCAGTATTTCCTTCTCGCCTCCCAACGGGCTATTTTTTCTCTCTTCTTGGAGAGAAAACGGCTCGCACCTTTTGCTCACCGGAGCCTTCAACGATGCTTCGCTTGTCATTCAGGAAAAGAATGACCCGTTCTCCCTCAATGGAATCTTCTCCCCGCACTATCCTGGGATTGCCGGTAAGAACGATTTTCTCTTCACCCTGGTAGTAAACGGCCTTTTCCGCGGTCGCAATTCCCCCTTCCTTCCGAACAATCTTCACGTTTCCCGTGGCCACGATCTTATCGATCTTGTTCTTTTCCATCCCGGAAACGTCAGAACCGGAGAGGTAGGTGACTATGATCTTACGGCACTCGATGCGGAAATTATCCTTGACGGCCTCCACCCTGCCGATAAAAGACACTGTCTTGCGCCCGTCATCAAGTTCCAGGGTGTCTGACTTGATCACGATCGTTGTGCCATCCCCTGAGGCCCCCTCCTTTCCCTTTTCCCCTGAAGAGGCGGAGGTGGGCGCGTAAAGGATGAACAAGAAAATCAACAGGATATACAAGCGCCCTCGAATTGAATTCATAGGGTAAAACCCTCGCTTTTCACAATGGTGGTCACGCCCGCATGAAGGCTCAGGAACTCCCGCTTCAGGTCTATGTAAAGTCCTTTCCCTTCTACGGAAAAGGCGGGACCGGTGATTCTTACCGTAGAATCCGTTTTCAGACAAGCCGTTCCCTGTTGATACTGGACATGATCGGTCGTGATCCGATACCCGTTTTCCGTCCGTCCTTTCAAGTTATCCCAGAGGTTGATCCGTCCTGAGTCCTTGTCATATTCCCCCCGGCCTCCCTCAATCTCGATAGAGGGCCGGT
This sequence is a window from Deltaproteobacteria bacterium. Protein-coding genes within it:
- the lptB gene encoding LPS export ABC transporter ATP-binding protein produces the protein MTSEASLKAPVSKRCEPFSLQEERKNSPLGGEKEILRAEGLVKIYHGKRVVDGIDITVRRGEIVGLLGPNGAGKTTTFYMIIGLARADSGVVLLDGMDITRDPMYQRARKGITYLSQEPSVFRKLTVEENLLAVMEGRGRLEQEVRGRVEGLLAELKIGHLAKQKASSLSGGERRRLEITRALVTDPRFMLLDEPFAGIDPLALSDIKDVIRQLKARGIGIIISDHNVRETLEVCDCAYIINQGKIIEYGPPERIVNSEVARNVYLGRDFRW
- the lptA gene encoding lipopolysaccharide transport periplasmic protein LptA yields the protein MNSIRGRLYILLIFLFILYAPTSASSGEKGKEGASGDGTTIVIKSDTLELDDGRKTVSFIGRVEAVKDNFRIECRKIIVTYLSGSDVSGMEKNKIDKIVATGNVKIVRKEGGIATAEKAVYYQGEEKIVLTGNPRIVRGEDSIEGERVILFLNDKRSIVEGSGEQKVRAVFSPRREKK
- the lptC gene encoding LPS export ABC transporter periplasmic protein LptC, which translates into the protein MTGFLKRHWPLLGIALIMGVALFYLAGPSDELPEKIVERDLSGEEGFTLQDIHYSQDNPDEGIRWDLRAKEARITKDRKVISFRDFRLKLKSGNRPSIEIEGGRGEYDKDSGRINLWDNLKGRTENGYRITTDHVQYQQGTACLKTDSTVRITGPAFSVEGKGLYIDLKREFLSLHAGVTTIVKSEGFTL